One window from the genome of Rufibacter tibetensis encodes:
- a CDS encoding pirin family protein, with product MNRRIFQVIDGVQKKVGEGFEVTSPMPGSRIRQLSPFLLIDHTGPMQVHPSEKPLGADPHPHRGFETVTVVYQGHLAHRDTAGYSGKLGPGDVQWMTAGSGLLHEERHENEFARQGGTLELIQLWVNVPKKDKLAPPRYQELRSDQIPVINTGDGNGSTRVIAGEYEGVKGPAETFSPITLLDVHQPKGAKLHLNLPAAYNVGLYLVTGSLLLHGNRAAATKQLVVFGWDAEGIELSFEEDTTLLVLAGAPIEEPLATYGPFVMNTNLELMQAIDDFEKGRMGSFED from the coding sequence ATGAACAGAAGAATATTCCAGGTAATTGACGGAGTCCAGAAAAAGGTAGGAGAGGGGTTTGAGGTAACCAGCCCCATGCCGGGTTCCAGAATCCGGCAACTAAGCCCCTTTCTGCTTATTGACCATACGGGTCCTATGCAGGTGCACCCTTCTGAAAAACCTTTGGGCGCAGATCCGCACCCGCACCGGGGTTTTGAAACTGTAACCGTTGTGTACCAGGGGCACCTGGCGCACCGCGACACGGCTGGTTACAGCGGCAAACTGGGACCGGGAGATGTACAATGGATGACGGCTGGTTCAGGGCTCCTGCACGAAGAACGTCACGAAAATGAATTCGCCCGGCAGGGAGGCACCCTGGAGCTGATCCAGCTTTGGGTAAATGTGCCTAAGAAAGACAAACTTGCCCCACCCCGGTACCAAGAACTGAGAAGCGACCAAATTCCTGTAATTAACACAGGAGACGGCAATGGAAGCACCAGAGTCATAGCAGGGGAGTACGAGGGAGTAAAGGGCCCCGCGGAGACTTTTTCGCCCATCACCCTGCTGGATGTACACCAACCTAAGGGTGCTAAACTGCACCTAAATTTGCCTGCTGCTTACAACGTGGGTCTTTACCTGGTCACCGGAAGTTTGCTTTTGCACGGGAACCGGGCTGCCGCCACGAAACAGCTGGTGGTATTTGGTTGGGACGCGGAAGGTATCGAGCTCTCTTTTGAAGAGGACACTACGTTGTTGGTACTGGCCGGTGCGCCCATTGAAGAGCCTCTGGCTACCTATGGTCCCTTTGTCATGAACACAAACCTGGAATTGATGCAGGCCATTGATGATTTTGAGAAAGGCCGGATGGGTAGTTTTGAAGATTAA
- a CDS encoding DMT family transporter, which translates to MNRQVQVHGALFAVALIYGANYSIAKEIMPDYVLPFGLIVLRVVSAVLVFGGLSLFVVKEKIQSKNDWVRIILCGLFGITLNQLSFFSGLNLTSPINASLIQTVSPVVVVLLSSFLLKERIQVFRMVGILLAGLGAMMLISSKAGNAQGSILGDILMLVNAACFGAFLVLVKPLMQRYNPITVVSRVFLVGSVGVIPFGLGQVIKPDYASFPASIWGAIAFVIICMTILAYLLNVWAMKYASPSLVGVYIYLQPVFAILIAVSLGKDAFTFQKALYAAMIFGGVYLVSKPRKPAL; encoded by the coding sequence ATGAATAGACAGGTACAGGTGCACGGTGCTTTATTTGCAGTGGCCCTGATTTATGGTGCCAACTACAGCATTGCGAAAGAGATCATGCCAGATTATGTGCTGCCTTTCGGGTTGATAGTCCTGCGGGTGGTGAGTGCCGTGCTGGTTTTTGGCGGTTTGTCTTTGTTTGTGGTAAAAGAAAAAATCCAAAGCAAAAATGACTGGGTGCGCATTATCCTCTGCGGATTGTTCGGCATTACCTTAAACCAGCTATCGTTTTTCAGCGGATTGAATCTTACCTCGCCCATCAATGCTTCGTTGATCCAGACGGTGTCGCCGGTGGTGGTGGTTCTGCTTTCCTCTTTTTTGTTGAAAGAACGAATTCAGGTGTTCCGGATGGTGGGCATCTTGCTGGCAGGGCTGGGTGCCATGATGCTGATTTCAAGCAAAGCCGGAAACGCGCAAGGCAGTATCCTGGGTGATATTCTGATGCTGGTGAATGCCGCGTGTTTCGGGGCTTTTCTGGTGTTGGTGAAGCCCTTGATGCAGCGCTACAATCCTATCACGGTGGTGAGCCGGGTTTTTCTGGTGGGTTCTGTAGGCGTGATTCCCTTCGGACTCGGGCAGGTAATTAAGCCCGACTATGCTTCTTTTCCGGCTTCTATCTGGGGAGCTATTGCGTTTGTGATCATCTGCATGACCATTCTGGCTTATCTCCTAAATGTTTGGGCCATGAAATATGCCAGTCCGTCACTGGTAGGCGTGTACATCTATCTGCAACCTGTGTTCGCCATTTTGATTGCGGTAAGCCTTGGCAAAGACGCTTTTACCTTCCAGAAGGCGCTGTACGCAGCTATGATTTTTGGTGGAGTTTACCTGGTAAGTAAGCCCAGGAAGCCTGCTCTGTAA
- a CDS encoding amidophosphoribosyltransferase: protein MSDAIKHECGIALVRLRKPLEYYAEKYGTPMYGIQKMYLLMEKQHNRGQDGAGFASIKINTTPGTEYIARYRSVKTKAIDAIFGRISEKYGKTKRKFPQEAKNIEWLRQNLPFLGDVYLGHLRYGTHGENSVDNCHPMVRENNWRNRSLAVAGNFNMTNVDELFNVLTDLGQHPRQKIDTVTVLEKIGHFLDEENQRLFDYFKPDNNNEQITALIEEHLDLQRVLRRACKDFDGGYAMAGLTGYGAAFVVRDPSGIRPAYYYMDDEVVVIASEKPAIKTAFGIEYSQIKEVSPGHALIINKNGEASEKEVLPALEKKSCSFERIYFSRGNDPEIYQERKMLGRLLSPRVLEAVDYDLENTVFSYIPNTAESSFLGMMEGVEDYLRSYRRKAIVEANGDVEKLENILSFRPRVEKLVIKDAKLRTFITDNDSRDDLVAHVYDTTYEVVKKGIDTVVVIDDSIVRGTTLEKSIIKMLDRLGPKKIIIVSCAPQIRYPDCYGIDMSKMKEFVAFRAMMGLLKDQGKENLATEVYQKCLNALSTGEAKERNFVQELYNEFTPEEVSGKVAQIVKAANVKAEVDVIFQTVESLHEACPNHIGDWYFTGNFPTPGGMKVVNRAFVNFMENNNGRAY from the coding sequence ATGAGTGATGCGATAAAACATGAGTGCGGAATTGCCTTGGTCCGCCTCCGCAAACCCTTAGAATATTACGCAGAGAAATACGGCACTCCCATGTACGGCATCCAGAAGATGTACCTGCTCATGGAGAAACAGCACAACCGCGGGCAAGACGGCGCTGGATTTGCCAGCATCAAGATCAACACCACGCCCGGCACTGAGTACATTGCCCGGTACCGCTCGGTCAAGACAAAAGCCATTGACGCTATTTTTGGAAGAATTAGCGAGAAATACGGCAAGACGAAGCGGAAATTTCCGCAGGAAGCTAAAAACATTGAGTGGCTCAGACAAAATCTACCTTTTTTAGGCGATGTATATCTGGGCCATTTGCGTTACGGCACCCACGGTGAGAACAGTGTAGACAACTGTCACCCAATGGTGCGGGAAAATAACTGGCGCAACAGAAGCCTGGCCGTGGCCGGTAACTTCAACATGACCAACGTTGACGAGTTGTTCAACGTGCTCACCGACCTGGGCCAGCATCCGCGCCAGAAAATTGACACCGTGACGGTATTGGAGAAAATCGGGCACTTCCTGGATGAGGAAAACCAACGCCTCTTTGATTACTTCAAACCCGATAACAACAACGAACAAATCACTGCCCTCATAGAAGAGCACCTTGATCTGCAGCGCGTACTGCGCCGGGCGTGCAAAGACTTTGACGGTGGTTACGCCATGGCGGGTTTGACCGGTTACGGCGCAGCGTTTGTAGTGCGTGACCCTTCCGGTATCCGCCCGGCCTATTATTACATGGACGATGAGGTAGTGGTGATTGCCTCTGAGAAACCGGCTATCAAAACCGCCTTCGGAATTGAGTACAGCCAGATCAAGGAAGTGAGCCCGGGCCATGCCCTCATCATTAATAAAAACGGCGAAGCTTCTGAAAAAGAAGTATTGCCTGCTCTGGAGAAAAAATCCTGCAGCTTTGAGCGCATCTACTTCTCCCGCGGAAACGACCCTGAAATCTACCAGGAGCGAAAGATGCTGGGAAGACTGCTTAGCCCCCGGGTTCTGGAAGCAGTAGATTATGACCTAGAGAACACCGTTTTCTCTTACATCCCGAACACCGCAGAATCTTCTTTCTTAGGAATGATGGAGGGCGTGGAAGATTATCTTCGTTCTTACCGCCGGAAAGCCATTGTAGAGGCCAACGGTGACGTAGAGAAACTGGAAAACATCCTCTCCTTCAGACCACGGGTGGAAAAGCTGGTGATCAAAGATGCGAAGCTCCGCACTTTCATCACCGATAATGACTCCCGTGATGACCTGGTAGCCCACGTGTATGACACTACCTATGAAGTGGTGAAAAAAGGCATAGACACAGTGGTTGTGATTGATGACTCCATCGTGCGCGGTACTACGCTGGAGAAGAGCATTATTAAAATGCTGGACCGGCTGGGACCTAAAAAGATCATTATTGTGTCTTGCGCGCCGCAGATCCGCTACCCAGACTGCTACGGCATTGACATGTCTAAAATGAAGGAGTTTGTGGCTTTCAGAGCCATGATGGGCTTGCTCAAAGACCAGGGCAAAGAAAACTTAGCCACTGAGGTGTACCAGAAATGCCTGAACGCTTTGTCTACCGGTGAAGCAAAAGAGCGCAACTTCGTTCAGGAACTCTACAATGAGTTCACCCCTGAGGAAGTGAGCGGCAAGGTAGCCCAGATAGTGAAAGCCGCTAATGTAAAGGCAGAAGTAGATGTAATTTTCCAGACGGTGGAAAGCCTTCACGAAGCCTGCCCTAACCACATTGGGGACTGGTATTTCACCGGCAACTTCCCTACTCCTGGTGGTATGAAAGTAGTGAACCGTGCCTTCGTAAACTTCATGGAGAACAATAACGGACGGGCATACTAG
- a CDS encoding GAF domain-containing protein has product MEIKQAPISFTIEKNYDSEFCGSIPLHLVNLIQPHGVLLTLDKADLRMVQVSENVEQLLGIPAEEILDQPISSYLPQPQFEELKAKIQGQNTQVKIPFSVTFLVNGQEATFTALVHPKEDYVLIELEDNQDTSQKDSFLGLYQQIKYFTSLVKQASSTKEIAQITVQEIKKLTGFDRVLAYQFDPQWNGIVIGQAKEEDMDDYMDLRFPASDVPKQSRDLYFSNPYRLIPTRSYTPVKLRPLINPLTQRFTDLSDCNLRSVATVHLEYLANLQIMASMSLPLIIEDKLWGLISCHHKTPMNPSYELRSALELLSGIVSGQLAAKEREQTIHLRAQLRGIHAQLLEQLYTTPNFTEGLLTGPTNLLHLLNLSGAAVLFEGGVLTSGETPTGQDIKELVYWLRRNKTEKIFTTDTLPQLYMRARDYKEVASGLIALPINAEQGEYILGFRPEVLQTVSWGGNPNQAIQMETDGKTYHPRNSFDIYQETVKQTSLPWLEEELEAAEALKSAVLEKIIKERY; this is encoded by the coding sequence ATGGAAATAAAGCAGGCCCCCATTAGCTTCACTATTGAGAAGAACTATGATTCTGAATTTTGCGGGAGTATTCCGCTGCACCTGGTCAACCTGATTCAACCTCATGGGGTCCTTCTCACCTTAGATAAGGCAGATCTCAGGATGGTGCAAGTGAGCGAAAACGTGGAGCAACTATTAGGTATTCCGGCCGAAGAAATTCTGGATCAGCCTATTTCTAGCTACCTCCCGCAACCACAGTTTGAAGAGCTAAAAGCTAAAATCCAGGGGCAAAACACCCAGGTTAAAATTCCTTTTAGTGTCACTTTTTTGGTAAATGGCCAGGAAGCTACGTTTACGGCTTTGGTGCATCCTAAAGAAGATTATGTGCTGATTGAGCTGGAAGACAACCAGGACACTTCTCAAAAGGATTCTTTTCTGGGATTATACCAGCAGATCAAATACTTCACGTCCTTGGTGAAACAAGCAAGCAGCACCAAAGAAATAGCACAAATTACCGTTCAAGAAATCAAGAAACTAACCGGGTTTGACCGGGTATTGGCGTACCAGTTTGATCCGCAGTGGAATGGTATTGTGATTGGCCAGGCCAAGGAAGAAGACATGGATGATTACATGGATCTTCGTTTCCCGGCATCAGACGTACCTAAGCAATCCCGCGATTTATACTTCAGTAACCCCTATCGGCTCATTCCAACCAGGTCCTATACCCCGGTAAAGCTGAGGCCGCTCATCAATCCGCTTACCCAACGGTTTACGGATCTTTCTGACTGCAATTTAAGGAGCGTAGCTACGGTGCATTTAGAGTACCTGGCCAACCTGCAGATCATGGCTTCCATGTCATTGCCCCTTATCATTGAAGATAAATTGTGGGGTCTTATCTCCTGCCACCACAAGACGCCCATGAACCCCAGCTATGAGTTACGGTCAGCGTTAGAATTACTGTCTGGCATTGTGTCTGGGCAGTTGGCAGCAAAAGAACGGGAACAAACCATTCATTTGCGGGCTCAGTTACGTGGCATTCATGCGCAACTGCTGGAGCAACTCTATACTACGCCTAATTTCACAGAAGGCCTTTTAACGGGTCCCACGAACCTGCTTCATCTGTTAAACCTTTCAGGGGCAGCGGTGTTGTTTGAGGGCGGAGTTTTGACCAGTGGCGAAACTCCTACTGGACAAGATATAAAGGAACTGGTGTATTGGTTGCGCAGAAACAAAACTGAAAAAATCTTTACTACAGATACCTTGCCTCAACTGTACATGCGGGCCCGGGACTACAAAGAAGTAGCCAGTGGCCTCATTGCTCTGCCCATCAATGCTGAGCAAGGCGAGTATATCTTAGGGTTCAGGCCAGAGGTGCTGCAAACGGTTAGTTGGGGAGGAAACCCCAACCAGGCCATCCAGATGGAAACAGATGGCAAAACCTACCATCCGCGTAATTCTTTTGATATCTACCAGGAAACCGTAAAACAAACATCGCTCCCGTGGCTGGAAGAGGAACTGGAAGCCGCTGAAGCTTTAAAAAGCGCTGTCTTAGAAAAAATCATCAAGGAAAGATATTGA
- a CDS encoding T9SS type A sorting domain-containing protein: MMVVLIILIHATQAYAQNPVTYVVGDYRTTGSGTLNSTVENKLLEQYTSEGTWVVASSQLPSTATLFIEHDIQLAGTLQLSNLHIASNKVFTVSANASLVAGNKLTVAASAEMVQEGSVESRGLLQLQPLSKLTIKSPTYKASSPIWAGTEEIDATSEVRIVSAASNAVLFSSSQLSAQPHGYWFGKLSIAPTSTNGQWHLTDSSAPLAAQTFSTSLPASSSLLLLAGTGLSLQFGQDLRLSGGTYVMQNQSSGTGMLSITGELALQNATLSLNQTSSSEAITTINLKGHLSLDATSIIHNSSTVDTKASGIRFNGNTWQTIQVAGQVNHVSLFVGAGAQVKLGHSLRLNPINSVYAGTLVVENGGNLDFGTDATGNGFQVQGQGYFRMDQGGTLYITSAQGINTTGTEGNVQVSESRRAFTTLGTFIYNGKVPQQTGNAFPTTASGKVVIIDNPASVTLTNTIGFSVNTSVSPHGGRLEIKQGTFITTPTADVTGGGRLVMSGGTYRIARLGTIVPQLTGAYELTGGTIELNGNGEQILRGGTSYTYYNVLISGINENGTNAKTISTTTTINQNLTILPNAILDISNKSLKGDAGLTMTGGLFRTSRTSGSLPELLGRNTSYNLSGGTIEFYGSTNGQNQSIRGTYGTSQKIIYHNLLLTAAEANTLNETGNQLFSANFDVAGTLTVKAPAVLQIASNRAVGGTGNFIVEPGATLLYGSPQGIKLTGTGTLDGNVRVSGTRSFSPLANYGFIGNSDMVTGDGLPGTVANLLVAKISGGVTLSKPVQVTHVFTHKSGLFKTDVHELFLLKEETSVLQLTDPNFYIQGNLRRAVGSSGTYSFPVGNGAGKRQFDIISNGLSGNDFRSIVVGFKPLPSAQSASDMSLTENGLTYTHIESEGVWFVEPNTTPANGNFTALASLNGFTNLSDNRFALLVRPIGSINNKDWTTGGGTLEDAGKDGRTVSSGYAKRSFITTFGQVGIANIETVLPVTWLHVKAERKNQQVQVLWATATEINNDRFEVECSKDGKNFLKVGEVAGAGNSIITKEYQFQHVSPETATAYYRVKQIDFDGKYEYSKVVAVKAGKEALAQVALYPNPSQDFLHLLNITIEPSTMIEILDAKGKRINQIKPVLTGEATVVPVQHLSSGTYILRIQKAGTILQQRFVKL, encoded by the coding sequence ATGATGGTTGTACTAATCATCTTGATACATGCAACTCAAGCATACGCACAAAACCCAGTGACCTATGTTGTTGGAGATTACCGTACTACAGGTTCCGGCACCCTCAACTCTACAGTTGAAAATAAGTTGTTGGAACAGTATACTTCTGAAGGAACCTGGGTGGTTGCCTCCAGTCAGCTACCTTCTACCGCTACCCTTTTCATAGAGCATGACATTCAACTAGCTGGAACACTACAGCTTTCTAATCTGCACATTGCCTCTAACAAAGTCTTCACCGTTTCTGCAAACGCATCTCTTGTAGCAGGCAACAAACTCACTGTTGCAGCCTCGGCTGAAATGGTGCAGGAGGGGAGTGTTGAAAGCCGTGGTTTACTGCAACTGCAGCCCCTCTCAAAACTTACCATCAAATCACCAACCTATAAAGCCTCATCTCCTATTTGGGCTGGAACGGAAGAAATTGATGCTACTTCTGAGGTAAGGATAGTTTCTGCTGCATCCAATGCAGTCTTATTTTCAAGCAGTCAGCTTTCCGCTCAACCACATGGGTACTGGTTTGGCAAACTTTCCATAGCACCAACCAGTACGAATGGGCAATGGCACCTTACCGATTCTTCTGCACCGCTGGCAGCACAAACCTTTAGCACTTCGCTGCCGGCTAGTTCCTCCCTGCTTCTGCTGGCAGGAACTGGATTGTCTCTGCAATTTGGGCAGGACTTACGCTTGAGCGGCGGAACATATGTGATGCAAAACCAAAGTTCTGGCACCGGAATGCTTTCTATTACCGGGGAACTTGCCTTACAAAATGCTACCCTTTCCTTAAACCAAACCTCCAGTTCTGAGGCCATTACTACAATCAACCTCAAAGGTCATTTATCTTTAGATGCAACCTCCATCATCCATAACAGCAGTACGGTAGACACCAAAGCCAGTGGCATTCGGTTTAATGGAAACACCTGGCAAACAATACAAGTTGCCGGGCAGGTAAACCACGTCTCCTTGTTTGTAGGCGCTGGGGCCCAGGTAAAATTAGGCCATTCCTTAAGGCTGAACCCAATTAATTCTGTGTACGCAGGTACGTTGGTAGTGGAGAACGGCGGCAATTTAGATTTTGGCACAGATGCTACGGGGAATGGCTTTCAAGTGCAGGGACAAGGCTATTTCAGAATGGACCAGGGAGGAACCTTATACATCACCAGCGCACAGGGAATTAATACTACTGGAACAGAAGGAAATGTGCAGGTATCCGAAAGTCGTAGGGCCTTTACTACCTTGGGGACCTTCATTTACAACGGGAAAGTGCCACAACAAACCGGTAATGCGTTTCCTACAACGGCTAGCGGGAAAGTGGTTATCATAGATAATCCTGCCTCCGTCACCCTAACCAACACCATTGGGTTTTCAGTGAATACAAGTGTCTCCCCACATGGAGGGAGGTTGGAAATAAAGCAGGGAACGTTTATCACAACACCTACCGCTGATGTAACTGGGGGCGGAAGACTGGTGATGAGCGGTGGAACCTATAGAATCGCGAGGCTTGGCACCATCGTACCCCAATTAACCGGTGCGTATGAGTTAACTGGTGGTACCATTGAGCTAAATGGAAACGGAGAGCAGATTCTAAGAGGTGGAACATCTTATACTTACTATAATGTGCTCATAAGCGGCATTAATGAAAATGGAACCAACGCCAAGACCATTTCTACCACTACCACCATCAACCAGAACCTGACCATTCTACCAAATGCCATTTTAGATATCAGCAACAAATCTTTGAAAGGTGATGCAGGGCTAACCATGACTGGTGGCTTGTTCAGGACGAGCAGAACAAGTGGTTCTTTGCCAGAGTTATTGGGCAGGAACACTTCCTACAATTTATCAGGTGGTACCATAGAATTCTATGGTTCCACCAACGGCCAAAACCAATCTATTCGGGGTACTTATGGAACCTCCCAAAAAATTATTTACCACAACCTGCTACTAACCGCCGCCGAGGCCAACACCCTAAATGAGACTGGTAACCAATTATTCAGTGCAAATTTTGATGTGGCAGGAACCTTAACTGTGAAAGCCCCGGCTGTTTTGCAAATTGCCAGTAACAGGGCAGTAGGAGGAACCGGTAACTTTATTGTAGAACCAGGCGCCACCTTGTTGTACGGGTCACCTCAGGGAATAAAGCTCACCGGCACCGGCACCTTAGACGGAAATGTGCGGGTAAGCGGCACCCGTTCTTTTTCTCCGCTAGCCAATTATGGATTTATAGGCAACTCAGATATGGTGACGGGTGATGGTCTACCCGGTACAGTAGCTAATTTGTTGGTAGCCAAAATTAGCGGAGGCGTGACCTTGTCTAAACCCGTGCAGGTGACCCATGTGTTTACCCACAAAAGCGGTCTTTTCAAAACCGATGTTCATGAATTGTTTCTTTTGAAAGAGGAGACAAGTGTTTTGCAATTGACAGATCCCAACTTCTACATTCAAGGTAACCTGAGAAGAGCGGTAGGGAGCAGTGGCACCTATTCCTTCCCGGTGGGGAATGGAGCAGGAAAGCGGCAGTTTGATATAATATCAAATGGGCTGAGCGGGAATGACTTCAGGAGTATAGTGGTGGGGTTCAAGCCACTTCCTAGTGCACAGAGTGCGAGTGACATGAGCTTAACGGAAAATGGTCTTACCTACACCCATATTGAAAGTGAAGGAGTTTGGTTTGTAGAGCCCAACACCACTCCAGCAAACGGGAATTTTACTGCACTTGCCTCTTTGAACGGTTTCACCAATTTGTCTGATAATAGATTCGCTTTATTAGTTAGACCTATAGGCTCAATTAATAATAAAGACTGGACAACCGGGGGCGGGACCCTGGAAGACGCCGGGAAAGACGGGCGTACTGTTTCAAGTGGCTATGCCAAAAGAAGCTTTATTACTACATTCGGACAGGTTGGCATTGCCAACATTGAAACCGTTCTGCCGGTTACCTGGCTGCACGTAAAAGCAGAACGCAAGAACCAGCAGGTGCAGGTGCTTTGGGCAACAGCCACAGAAATCAACAATGACCGTTTTGAGGTAGAATGCTCAAAGGACGGCAAAAACTTCTTGAAGGTAGGAGAGGTAGCAGGGGCAGGTAACAGCATTATTACTAAAGAGTACCAGTTCCAGCATGTCTCTCCAGAAACGGCTACTGCCTATTATAGAGTTAAGCAGATTGACTTTGATGGCAAGTATGAGTACAGCAAAGTAGTGGCGGTGAAAGCAGGAAAAGAAGCTTTGGCACAAGTGGCCCTCTACCCAAACCCTAGTCAAGACTTCCTGCACCTGTTGAATATAACCATAGAACCATCCACTATGATAGAGATCCTGGATGCGAAAGGAAAACGAATAAACCAGATTAAACCTGTTCTGACCGGCGAGGCTACTGTGGTGCCGGTGCAGCATTTGTCATCAGGCACCTACATCTTGAGAATACAAAAGGCCGGAACAATTCTCCAGCAACGGTTTGTAAAGCTTTAA
- the aspA gene encoding aspartate ammonia-lyase, which yields MNTTFRIEHDFLGEKEIPNTAYYGVQTLRALENFNITGITNASEPFFIIAFAYVKKAATMANRDLGVLDPKIAEAIIFACDELIAGKYQDQFVTDLIQGGAGTSVNMNANEVIANIGLEYLGHQKGQYEFLHPNNHVNCSQSTNDTYPTSIMMALHLKVDVYLKALADLKASFLRKAKEFKDVLKMGRTQLQDAVPMTLGQEFHGWATTINDDIKHLREAQRKLTECNMGATAIGTSINAPQGYPELCTKYLAQITKLPITLAPDLVEATSDMGSYVLISGMLKRSAIKISKICNDLRLLSSGPRAGLNEIKLPPMQPGSSIMPGKVNPVIPEVVNQTAFYVIGADVTISMAAEAGQLQLNVMEPVITFSLFTSMNYMINAITTLRTKCIDGITANVEVCREEVMRSIGIVTALNPILGYETAASIAKEALATGKSIHQIVIEERKLITQEKWNEIYSFENMIHPVYING from the coding sequence ATGAACACGACCTTCAGGATTGAACACGATTTTCTGGGAGAGAAAGAGATTCCCAACACCGCATATTACGGCGTACAAACCCTCAGGGCTCTAGAAAACTTCAACATTACGGGCATCACCAACGCCTCTGAGCCGTTTTTCATCATTGCTTTCGCTTATGTGAAGAAAGCCGCCACCATGGCCAACCGGGACCTGGGCGTGCTGGACCCGAAAATAGCCGAAGCCATCATTTTTGCTTGTGATGAACTGATTGCGGGCAAATACCAGGACCAGTTTGTGACAGACCTGATCCAGGGTGGGGCGGGCACCTCCGTGAACATGAATGCCAACGAGGTCATCGCCAATATCGGGTTAGAGTACCTGGGGCACCAGAAAGGTCAGTATGAATTCCTGCACCCCAACAACCACGTCAACTGCTCCCAGTCCACTAACGACACGTATCCAACGTCTATCATGATGGCGCTGCACCTCAAGGTAGATGTGTACCTGAAAGCACTTGCTGACCTAAAAGCGTCTTTCCTGAGAAAAGCCAAAGAATTTAAAGATGTGCTGAAAATGGGTCGCACCCAGTTGCAGGATGCCGTGCCCATGACCTTAGGTCAGGAGTTTCATGGGTGGGCTACTACCATCAATGATGACATCAAGCACCTCCGGGAAGCCCAAAGAAAGCTTACCGAATGCAACATGGGCGCCACGGCAATTGGCACCAGCATCAACGCACCGCAAGGGTACCCTGAGCTGTGCACGAAATACCTCGCCCAGATTACCAAATTACCTATCACCCTGGCCCCGGACTTGGTGGAGGCTACATCAGACATGGGCTCTTACGTGCTCATATCTGGTATGCTGAAACGTAGTGCCATCAAGATATCCAAGATCTGTAATGACCTGCGCCTGCTTTCTTCTGGTCCGCGAGCTGGCTTGAATGAAATCAAACTGCCGCCCATGCAGCCTGGTTCTTCCATTATGCCGGGCAAAGTAAACCCTGTGATACCAGAGGTGGTGAACCAAACCGCTTTCTACGTAATAGGTGCAGATGTCACCATTTCTATGGCGGCCGAGGCCGGACAGTTGCAGTTGAACGTCATGGAGCCGGTGATCACGTTCAGTTTGTTTACTTCCATGAATTACATGATCAATGCCATTACTACGTTGCGCACCAAATGCATAGACGGCATTACGGCTAATGTGGAAGTGTGCCGCGAGGAAGTGATGCGCAGCATTGGCATCGTCACCGCCTTAAACCCGATTCTGGGTTATGAAACTGCTGCCTCCATTGCCAAGGAAGCGCTGGCTACCGGTAAGTCTATCCACCAGATTGTGATTGAGGAGCGGAAACTCATTACCCAGGAGAAATGGAATGAAATCTATTCTTTTGAGAATATGATTCATCCGGTGTACATTAATGGCTAG